From Mercenaria mercenaria strain notata chromosome 17, MADL_Memer_1, whole genome shotgun sequence, the proteins below share one genomic window:
- the LOC123537466 gene encoding uncharacterized protein LOC123537466 — MITAKSMIGRPTYYAPNYVNVWFARDSCSQFKFNEVKLPKVVRTGSKDQMQEVDPDTSMKRPLVMNINGSSDSQPCTFSVKSPRNADSIKVDLDTYLGPKSKQATSNRRKKHKKQEKWTQSVTENLNFGTSLSTAAKQFKSKTVEDALEVIENRKKSIKAKLLVRKEHLLTQEEEQDIHTRADLYAITTIPDTKYCILPSEDSVPHAVLRYEEFQEDVYAPARKKRRRNYGNTNCYVTHHNDEDIFDNTKMLPIGTRLVKPPTKLVELVALAISGSPDGLLQVQQIYTFLQNKYPFFRYMDRVAINSWRSSIRHALYQKWFRKIRFDSSFISSKGCYWAINNKSNPKEWSLPDNKSSTDPVEKNLCIETLHYISDEQETQEIAAIARQLLSTDECPSDLNVGLDCPEQQVPSPDPQHNVPSPVKEPDPILSTCTTDWNNEDICISSNESGHGTMTPVNSPSFQTVLYLTQENTDCDIRTDLILGTPLNTPPNTTTDLMSMKELYSPKSKAVVLPCQKLSRTDISPMVNWTPDWEEYGSYIISPQNVATQKYVQNLPGEDTNTDKNNAKSSEENTKWLELQTMCSLLDSDSEASSPALNCSCGSDSESCEFEIIAEFPISDFSSPDLGLGICS, encoded by the exons atgataaCGGCAAAAAGTATGATCGGAAGGCCTACGTATTATGCACCAAATTACGTTAATGTCTGGTTTGCAAGAGACAGTTGTTCACAGTTTAAATTTAACGAGGTGAAACTGCCGAAGGTAGTGAGAACTGGGTCTAAAGATCAAATGCAGGAAGTTGATCCTGACACCAGCATGAAAAGGCCACTAGTTATGAATATCAATGGTAGTTCAGATAGTCAGCCATGTACCTTTTCTGTCAAGTCGCCCAGAAATGCTGATTCCATTAAGGTTGATCTTGATACTTACCTTGGCCCAAAAAGCAAGCAAGCAACTTCAAACCGCAGAAAGAAGCATAAGAAACAGGAAAAATGGACACAGTCAGTGACAGAAAATCTAAACTTTGGTACATCGCTGTCTACAG CTGCCAAGCAGTTCAAATCCAAAACAGTTGAAGATGCCCTAGAAGTTATAGAAAACAGGAAGAAGAGTATAAAAGCTAAACTGTTGGTTAGAAAGGAACACCTTCTTACGCAG GAGGAGGAACAAGACATTCACACAAGAGCCGATCTATATGCCATCACCACCATCCCTGATACAAAGTACTGTATCCTACCATCAGAGGACTCTGTACCTCATGCTGTTCTTAGATACGAAGAATTCCAAGAAGATGTGTACGCTCCTGCTCGAAAAAAGAGGAGACGTAACTATGGCAATACAAACTGTTATGTTACCCATCACAATGATGAAGACATCTTTGACAACACTAAAATGTTACCAATAG GCACAAGACTTGTGAAACCACCAACAAAACTTGTTGAATTGGTTGCTCTAGCAATTAGTGGCAGCCCAGATGGCCTTTTACAAGTTCAACAGATTTACACCTTCCTGCA aaacaagtACCCATTTTTCAGATACATGGACAGAGTAGCTATCAACAGCTGGAGG AGTTCCATAAGACATGCCCTGTACCAGAAATGGTTCAGAAAGATTCGCTTCGACTCAAGTTTTATCAGTAGTAAAGGTTGTTACTGGGCAATCAACAATAAAAGTAATCCAAAAGAATGGTCGCTGCCAGACAATAAATCGAGTACTGAtccag TGGAGAAAAATCTTTGCATAGAAACACTACACTATATCAGTGATGAACAAGAAACACAG GAAATAGCTGCAATTGCCAGGCAACTGCTCTCCACAGACGAATGTCCAAGTGACCTAAATGTTGGTTTAGATTGTCCTGAACAGCAAGTGCCTTCTCCAGACCCCCAGCATAATGTACCATCTCCTGTGAAAGAACCTGACCCAATCCTGTCAACATGTACCACAGACTGGAATAATGAAG ATATTTGCATTTCAAGTAATGAATCTGGTCATGGTACGATGACACCTGTTAACAGTCCTTCGTTCCAAACTGTTCTATACCTGACACAGGAGAACACAGACTGTGATATCCGGACTGATTTGATACTCGGAACCCCATTAAACACTCCACCAAATACAACTACTGATTTAATGTCAATGAAAGAACTGTATTCACCTAAGTCAAAAGCTGTTGTGTTGCCGTGTCAAAAATTATCCAGGACAGACATTTCACCAATGGTAAACTGGACACCAGATTGGGAGGAATATGGTTCCTATATTATTTCTCCACAAAATGTCGCCACCCAGAAGTATGTTCAGAATTTACCTGGGGAGGATACCAATACTGACAAAAATAATGCTAAAAGCAGCGAGGAAAATACTAAATGGCTTGAACTTCAAACCATGTGTAGCTTGTTAGATTCTGATAGTGAGGCAAGTTCACCTGCTTTAAACTGTAGCTGTGGGAGTGATTCAGAGTCCtgtgaatttgaaataattgcaGAATTCCCAATATCAGACTTCTCTTCCCCAGATTTGGGGCTTGGAATTTGTTCTTGA